The DNA window caaataataaatttaaaagaataaaaaaattgtagtataaagaaatgtttaattttattttaaatagtccgtaaaaaaatattatatgtaagaATTAATGTATATTTGATGTATgaagttttaaaatataattatattatatttatatgtatgaaatttttaaattactattctctttacattaaaatattaattgcgttataattttttttaatttattttataaaaaatgctTAGATTATATTGAATCGGTTATCTCAATCAACATTCAATCCGCACAAATATATCAATCAACATTCAATCCGCATAAGTTCAGATATCCACACTTTATAAATTGGATTAAATCATGTAAATTGAATAGGATTAATTCTTTTATCAACACCCTTAATTAATATAACATAaggtaatattatatttttagaataagtattcaataataataataataataataatatacaagaAGAAATCAATGGAGTTACCGGAGTATAAATAAGATGTGCATGGCAAAAACCGCAAAACAAAAGTATGTATATTACATATCAGTTTCTGACGCTGATTTGATACTCTGATGGAACTAACCGTAAGACCAGCGGCGCCAACAATGGCAGCAGTAGCAGCAAGAATCAGCAGCCGCCGCCAAAATCACGTCCATCAACGTAAAGCACATAATTCATTAAAAACCCtcctatataataaaaaaatttaattaaaaaaaaaaaaaccatttcgTCAACCCTCAATATAATCCAATACCCaataaagaaattttaaaaaataataaaaaaatgccccgttaaataaaaacaaagaaagTTGGTGTATCATAACCATTGGATCAGAGAACCAACACGAGTCACATCAATACCCCAGTAGCCGTGGCTGACTGCATAGACGACTGAAGCTGAAGAAGATGGTGGTAACAGTCGGCGGCAGTGGGTCTCTGCTCCGGGTTCTGATCCAAACACCTGTTCTGAAGCTCCCTCAACATCTTCGGCACATTCCCCACCCCACACGTCCTCACCAGGTACCCAACCCCCCACACGTCAACCTTAACCCCATGCAAACCCCTCTCCATCTCGGGCGCGTGCCTCCCACGTGCCGCCGCCTGATCTCCTCCACCCGCCAGCTTAACCATGGGATATATCTGGGGCGCCACCACAGCATCCTCGAACCCGGAGACGAACCACTCGTTGTCTCTGTCGACCCGCCTCACCACCTTGTCCCAGCTTAAATCCCTATGCATGAACGACAAGTCGTGTAAGGCCACTAGTGCTTTGGTCACGCACTTGAGTGATTCTATTAGTTGATCGTAGTTAATGGGCCTGGCGGGCTTTGAGAAGCCTCTGGGCTTGAATACCAGGCCCAAGTTCTTCTCCGACGATCGGTGGATGAACTCGGCGTGTGGGATACGGTGGTCCAGGAAATCGTATATTTCTTTGACTGCAGCCCACTTTCTCTTATTGGGGTAGAATCTAGTCACTGTGTTTGGTGTGATCTCGGTCACGTTTCCATTACCCGTGTCGAGTCTCTCGAAATCGCTATAGGGAATCATTTTAGAGCTGGCCACTACGTTGATCATGTTGTTAACGCTGTGGAAACAACGGTCGGCTAGTAAAGGGAGTAGACTAGCAATTCGATAACACGGGATTAGGGCTTTTAGTCGATCTGACGGTGAGGATAAGTCAAGGGACTGTAGATCTGTCCTGATTATACGGTCCTGATTAGCCCCTCGACTTAGCGCACAAAATGTTACCAAAAAACCAACTGCGTAGTAACCTAATATGTATGGAAGATCTTGATAAGTccagaataatttttcaactaatgAATTTGATGGGTCAATTTGCCCTTCTCTTACTTGATCAGTCTCTTCCCCTCTCCACAAACAAAAGTTTCTTACAAAACCCGTCATGTTTGGCCATTGGTCTTGTAAAACTTCGGTTGAGTTTGGATTAGTGGGTTTACGAACAGTGACTATATCAACTGAGCAGAATTTTGACACGATTCGGTTAATGCAATCGTCCCAAAGGCCAATGAAGGAGTCTCTACTTGTGGAAGTGGAGCTGGTAAGACTAGGTGTTGTACGGATTATGGGACTAAGTATATCGTATGTGAAAGCTCTACAGTCTACTAATTCGTTAGAGATTGTAAAGAAATGTTCTTTCCCTTGTGGTAAGTCTCGATAAACATCCTTGCGAAGTGGTAAGCGTAGCTCTTCCGGTGGTGCCTCTTGTAAATACCAAGAGAGCTCGAACAAGGTTGGGATTGATGGTGGAGAAACTCGAAGACATCCCACGTAGTAATCGGATGGATCTTGAAAATCCCATGGTGGAATCGCTGATCAACCAACAAACTAATGGATTATTGCAgtgtacaaatatatatacataatatgaTATGCGaagtatttatataaaaatttaatatattagcTCACCCGGCCAAATgtcaaattatattaattatatgtaaGAAGAAAACTCATACtattatatattcaaaaaaaaaaaaagtaccaaACTAAATAGTTAATTACCAGAgtctatatactatatatagcctattatataaaatagatcATATCTATGATATGCATGTATACGGTGTCTAACTAAAGTAAAAATGTATTatgtatattaaaattaaattcacATTAGCTCACAAAATGTGACATTTATTCGAAATTTATGTTAGAAGAAAACTCACATCTTACTGAGGGTTCCGTGAATGGAAGCTGGTGAACTTTCTCAGCGAATCCTGGCATGCATACAATCATGAATTTAAACAAAAATACGTTTTGTTCCTGTCTCATTTAcaagagatatatatatatatgtgtgtgtgtgtgtggaaGTATATTCCAAATATATCGTTGCATATCATAAATTAAGAAACACGTAATAACAGTTACCAGAAGCAGAGACTGAGAAAGGCTTTTTCCTGCCAAAAACTTTGACTTGTTGTCCAGAAACGAATCTGTCCACGGAGAATCCTCGTAGAGGACCTTCTTCGAAAGCTTCCATTGTGGTAGCAACCATGGCATCATCCAAGTAAGTGAGCTCATCAGCATTCAAGAAACTCGAGGTTTGTAACTTCACTCTACCCCTATGGAGCTCACCTTCTTCAGCCCACAAACTCACAGATTCTT is part of the Cannabis sativa cultivar Pink pepper isolate KNU-18-1 chromosome 5, ASM2916894v1, whole genome shotgun sequence genome and encodes:
- the LOC133037832 gene encoding uncharacterized protein LOC133037832; translated protein: MGDNKGETTKKPQSSSKQQPQPQSQQQQISSSSPKDAILDESNETRPHHHHHPPHQQTSTVVVSGASHIISSPLYIPSGATSSSPFDQQQFDQAVNNPKRPRYTTTGQWKILPSPSSQQKQQQVAQMTILTGESSPISAPQQQPPTQVVLHSTGAASSSDTASSPSHSIPSLSGSGQDTSKPELAGENPVHQQFRKGKYVSPVWKPNEMLWLARAWRVQYQGGGSSSRMESVSGADINLVGSQTKGKTRADKDKEVAEFLQRHGVNRDAKTAGTKWDNMLGEFRKVYEWERGGEREHVGKSYFRLSPYERKLHRLPASFDEEVFEELSQFMGSKMRTPLSTRPGSSLIVAGESRALTAPPPFKEDDQFPLSAVRTTKQLIMGSGVETLYYGGRGGLMGFESSVDMGGPSPPSTSSKDLRRIGKIRMSWEESVSLWAEEGELHRGRVKLQTSSFLNADELTYLDDAMVATTMEAFEEGPLRGFSVDRFVSGQQVKVFGRKKPFSVSASGFAEKVHQLPFTEPSVRSIPPWDFQDPSDYYVGCLRVSPPSIPTLFELSWYLQEAPPEELRLPLRKDVYRDLPQGKEHFFTISNELVDCRAFTYDILSPIIRTTPSLTSSTSTSRDSFIGLWDDCINRIVSKFCSVDIVTVRKPTNPNSTEVLQDQWPNMTGFVRNFCLWRGEETDQVREGQIDPSNSLVEKLFWTYQDLPYILGYYAVGFLVTFCALSRGANQDRIIRTDLQSLDLSSPSDRLKALIPCYRIASLLPLLADRCFHSVNNMINVVASSKMIPYSDFERLDTGNGNVTEITPNTVTRFYPNKRKWAAVKEIYDFLDHRIPHAEFIHRSSEKNLGLVFKPRGFSKPARPINYDQLIESLKCVTKALVALHDLSFMHRDLSWDKVVRRVDRDNEWFVSGFEDAVVAPQIYPMVKLAGGGDQAAARGRHAPEMERGLHGVKVDVWGVGYLVRTCGVGNVPKMLRELQNRCLDQNPEQRPTAADCYHHLLQLQSSMQSATATGVLM